The Desulfoscipio gibsoniae DSM 7213 genome contains a region encoding:
- a CDS encoding superoxide dismutase: MNTKNFWFQPAVPPGGHRLPPLPYPYSALEPVISTTTLTIHHDRHHKSYVEGLNKAELELVEARRNRNFSLIKHWEREIAFNGSGHILHSIYWTVMTSPGTGGQPGPQTQNQILGYFGSVSAFVEQFSEAAIKVEASGWAVLIWHPAWGRLEILMAEKHQDLTQWGGIPILVLDTWEHAYYLDYQNRREDYVRAWWKLVNWTEVERRLLMAMQGKLPLVIGMT, translated from the coding sequence AAAAATTTCTGGTTCCAACCGGCAGTGCCGCCGGGCGGCCATCGATTGCCGCCGCTGCCATATCCTTATAGCGCTCTGGAACCGGTCATTAGTACCACCACACTGACAATCCACCACGATCGGCACCACAAGTCCTATGTAGAAGGCTTGAACAAAGCGGAACTGGAGTTGGTGGAAGCGCGGCGCAATAGGAATTTCAGCCTGATCAAACACTGGGAGCGAGAAATAGCCTTTAACGGTTCCGGCCACATTTTGCACAGCATCTACTGGACGGTGATGACTTCCCCCGGAACCGGCGGGCAGCCCGGTCCCCAAACGCAAAACCAGATCCTTGGCTATTTTGGCAGCGTTTCGGCTTTCGTGGAGCAGTTCAGTGAGGCCGCAATAAAGGTCGAAGCATCCGGCTGGGCGGTTCTGATCTGGCACCCGGCCTGGGGCCGACTGGAAATCCTAATGGCTGAAAAGCACCAGGATCTGACCCAGTGGGGAGGGATTCCCATCCTGGTGCTGGACACCTGGGAGCACGCCTATTACCTGGATTACCAAAACCGGCGGGAAGACTACGTTAGGGCGTGGTGGAAGCTAGTCAACTGGACTGAAGTAGAAAGAAGACTCCTTATGGCCATGCAGGGTAAGTTACCGCTAGTGATAGGAATGACTTAA